One Coccinella septempunctata chromosome 1, icCocSept1.1, whole genome shotgun sequence DNA window includes the following coding sequences:
- the LOC123314924 gene encoding nuclear receptor coactivator 5, producing the protein MYRTDKQFMKNPATASQRIYIGGLPTTVVADDLELKFRQHGRILGIVLQRGFAFIQFETDEEAQNAIRMEQGTIIHGKKIIVKPALPDRNRGNLNTSNPNSKPQESPNQQKTAPNNQSIGNANTTAKKIEPEDPPKTNQPPEGDGKSPSYEEQELEMIAEKFQESDKQQEFPPKPQSIISSENYDDEDSRGQMRKRGIRGRRGKPWHDDRFLPHPPPLDRDRFMGNVPYCPPERYPEFDKPLPMMDRPERNDCEIIVVSKMLTEYAEYIESRLKSLGLIVDLLFPNEDVPIGRVLANISSRGCLYAILVMPQNKDNQSLTLNVLHGIPQEHRNMPVDDALLFITRNFEAYMRGEKIIAADNESQMTIYDKHPTAIQLLLNMLAENRLLTSVQYDKVLKYLEERRELQVQFELSEGIDVGTGNQVNKQAELQNRIMNILNKSSDNTKIESEQGPPPTSSTSTPLLKDPTVQKALDSLLSGEMFKNIAT; encoded by the coding sequence ATGTATCGAACTGACAAACAATTTATGAAAAACCCGGCAACTGCCTCCCAACGGATTTATATTGGTGGTCTCCCAACAACAGTGGTAGCAGATGATTTAGAACTCAAATTCAGACAACATGGTAGAATATTGGGAATCGTTTTACAAAGAGGTTTTGCTTTTATCCAGTTTGAAACAGATGAAGAAGCACAAAATGCAATTCGAATGGAGCAAGGAACAATTATTCATGGCAAAAAAATCATTGTCAAACCTGCTCTACCTGACAGAAATAGGGGTAATTTGAATACTTCCAATCCTAACTCAAAACCTCAAGAATCCCCCAACCAACAGAAGACAGCTCCTAATAATCAAAGTATTGGAAATGCAAATACTACTGCTAAAAAGATTGAGCCTGAAGATCCTCCAAAAACAAATCAGCCTCCTGAAGGAGATGGTAAATCACCTAGCTATGAAGAACAAGAGTTAGAAATGattgctgaaaaatttcaagaatcagATAAGCAACAAGAGTTCCCACCTAAACCCCAAAGTATTATTTCATCAGAAAATTACGATGATGAGGATTCTAGAGGCCAAATGCGTAAAAGAGGAATTAGGGGGAGAAGGGGTAAACCGTGGCATGATGATAGATTTCTACCTCATCCACCACCATTAGATAGGGATAGATTTATGGGTAATGTTCCATATTGTCCTCCGGAAAGATACCCTGAATTTGATAAGCCATTGCCTATGATGGACAGGCCTGAAAgaaatgattgtgaaatcatAGTAGTTTCAAAAATGTTGACAGAATATGCAGAGTATATTGAATCAAGATTGAAATCACTTGGACTTATTGTTGACCTTTTATTTCCAAACGAGGATGTTCCAATAGGTCGTGTACTAGCCAATATTTCAAGTCGAGGTTGTTTATATGCAATACTTGTTATGCCACAAAACAAAGATAACCAGAGTTTAACATTGAATGTGTTACATGGGATTCCCCAGGAACATAGGAATATGCCTGTAGATGATGCTCTTCTTTTTATCACTAGAAATTTTGAAGCATATATGCGTGGTGAAAAAATTATAGCTGCAGATAATGAATCTCAAATGACAATTTATGACAAACATCCCACTGCAatacaattattattaaataTGCTTGCTGAAAATAGATTGCTGACCTCTGTTCAGTATGACAAAGTCTTGAAATACTTGGAAGAGAGAAGAGAATTACAAGTACAGTTTGAATTAAGTGAAGGTATTGATGTTGGTACTGGAAATCAAGTGAATAAACAAGCGGAATTACAAAATCGCataatgaatatattgaacaaatCATCTGATAATACTAAAATTGAAAGTGAGCAAGGTCCTCCTCCTACCTCTTCAACATCTACCCCACTCCTAAAAGATCCAACTGTTCAGAAAGCTTTAGACAGCTTACTTTCAGGGGAGATGTTTA